The Maridesulfovibrio hydrothermalis AM13 = DSM 14728 DNA window AAAATAAGCTGATCTTGCTTAGTAACTTGTACTTCAAAAGAGTTAATTAACTCTTTAAAAAACTTGGGATCATTAGGTAGGCCAGCTATTTTTATAATCACCCTCCTTGAATAGAATAGGATTATGGCATACTAGAAAATTAAGGGAAGATGCCGTGGGAGACGGCTACTTGAAAAGGAACATCGGCCGGAATCTGAAGAGCCATAATTTCTGGATGTTTGGACCCTTAAAAATGAGAGAAATGTTGATTGGGTAAAATTGCTGACGATTGGATTGGAAAGCCTTCCGGTGAACCAAATGAGAATGGTATTAACGAGGAGGAAGGTAGAATGAAGCTTCCATCCAATCCGGTTAGTTATAGCAACCCCGACATGGCTATTTCATTCAAGGAAGCTGTTTTATAGTAACAGAAATCCAAAGAGCAATGTGCACAGTATGGAATTAAGTAATATTGTCCTTGCAGGGGCAATTTATAGATATGGAGGTGATTGCTGATGAGCGGTGAGATAAAAAGAATTGATTTAATAAAAAAAATGGCGGTCTTTCAGGATTTTAGCTGGTCTTCAGCTGTCAGAGATGAAGGTGATAATGTTGTTGAGTTTAAAAAAATTAATATCTTTTATGGCCGCAATTATTCGGGAAAAACTACCCTTTCTCGAATTTTCAGAGCAATGGAAACCGGCTCCATTTCAGACAAATATACTTCACCTGAATTCCAGTTGAGTTTTGATGATGAGACTAATGTTACCCAGAAATCTCTGAATGGACATGATCAGGTTATTCGGGTTTTCAATGAGGATTTTGTCAAAGAGAATCTTCGCTTTATCGTTGATGATCAGCATACTATCAACTCGTTTGCAATTTTGGGTGAAGATAACGCCAAGCTTGAGAAAGAAATCAAACAGCATGAAATCGATCTTGGTTCGGAAGAAGACAAATCTGGCCTGATTGGTAAGATGCTTGAAGCTGTTGAGAATCACCGGTTGGCTACAAAGAAGCATAGCGAAAGGTCTTCTGGCTTGGAAGGTAAATTAAGAGATAAGGCTAACAAAACCGGAACTGGCATTAAGCATAATAAAACATTTGGTGATGCGAACTATAATTTACCAAAGATTAAGGAAGACATAAAAACAGTCACTGCCAACTCGTATACTCCGATCACTTTTGAGCAAGTTGACAAGTATCATGAACTCTTGAAAGAAGAATCTAAGGAGAAAATTCCGGAATCCACAGCCTTCAACCTTAAAAACTCGACTTTCGTCACCAGGGCAAAAGAGCTGGTAGAAAAAAAGATCCAAGCAGCAGATCCGATTCAGGAATTGCTTAATGATGCTGTCCTTGAAGCATGGGTGCGGAATGGACGGGAACATCATAAAAACAAAAGAACAAAATGTGCTTTTTGTGGCAGTGATCTTCCGGCAGATCTATGGGAAAAATTGGATAAGCATTTTAATCAGGAATCTGAAGATTTGCGAATTGCCATTGAAGCTTTGCTTACGTCTATTGATGTCGAAAAGAGTCGTATACCTAATCTGCTTAAAATCAAGAGCTCGGATTTTTATTCGAATTTCAGTTCAGATCTGGAAACACTGGGAAAACAATTTTCTGCCCAATCAACTGCGTATTGCAAAACACTTGAATCGATAAAAGAACAACTTGAGAAACGCAAAAGTGATATTTTCACTCCTCTTATCTTTGATGATCCGACATCCGTTGAGCAGGAGTTGAATGCTGTTCGAGACTTTTATGAAGAGCTGAGGAATGAATCAAACCAATTTAGAGCTTCATTAAGTGCTCAGCAATCAGAGGCCCGCGCAGCTCTTCGCCTGCATGAGGTTTTCACATTTATAACAGACATAAAATATGCTGATGAATGCAAAGCTATTGAAGCATTAAAAAAGGCCATGGATAAGGCGGAGAAAGCCAAGAGCACCGCAAAGGCAGAAGTTGACACCAAGAAAGCTAAAATCAGCGAACTAAAAGCCCAGTTGAAAGATGAAAGCAAGGGTGCCGATAGGGTTAATGATTATCTGAATAATTATTTCGGGCACCCGTTTTTATCTCTTAAAGCAATAGAGGATACATCCGATGATACTTCCACTGGATACCGATTTGAAGTAACCAGAAATAACAAAAAAGCTTTTCATCTCAGCGAAGGAGAATGTGGGCTGATTGCTTTCTGCTATTTTATGGCCAAGTTGGATGATGTTGAAACGAAGGGAAGCCAACCAATAATATGGATCGATGATCCAATCTCCAGCCTAGATGCAAATCATATCTTTTTTGTCTACAGCCTGATTAATGCCGAGATTGTTAAGCCCAAGAACTATAAACAACTTTTCATTTCTACTCATAATCTAGATTTCTTGAAGTATTTAAAAAGAATTTCTAATGACTATAAAGGAAAAGGTGAAAACAAGGTAAAGATACGGGAGTTTTTTCTAATTGAACGCAACGGTAATTCCAGTTGTCTGTCGTTAATGCCATGCTATTTAAAGAGATATGTGACTGAATTTAATTACCTTTTTCACCAAATCTATAAGAGTGCAACAACCGAATCAATAAATGACAAGAACTACAAAGATTTCTATAGCTTTGGGAATAATGCCCGAAAATTCTTTGAAATTTATTTGTATTACAAATACCCAAATCAGGGAATGAACGCAGAAACTCTTAGTTATTTCTTTGGAGATGAAAAAGTTCCAGCTATTTTGACTGATAGGATCAATAACGAATATTCTCATTTGGCTGGTGTTTTTGAAAGAGGTTCAACACCTATTGAAGTTCCTGAAATGACGACAACGGCAAACTTTATTCTTCAGAAGATTAGAGAGAAAGACCTAGATCAGTATTCGGCGTTACTGAAAAGTATTGGTGTAAAAGATGAGGAACCCCAAACAGCAGTGGAGGGTCAATGAAAATCCTACACACATCAGACTGGCACTTGGGCGTTTGCGCAAAGGCGGACTGTCAGATCAAATATGAACCCTTACAATTAAATCCGTAGGTTAGGGTTTTGCCTAAGGGAGATTTTGGAGGAACATTGCCTGCTGATAACATTTCCTTTAATCACCGTCTTTTTGCCAAACATACGCTTAGCAAGTTTTTCAGCCACGATTTTTGCAGTAGAATCATTAATACTGAAGAAAATTTTATCCCCATTATCCTTAACCATACCGCCGCTTTTTAGCGAGTAGAGAACATTTCCTGAAGAATCTACACGCCATGTTATTTTATCCAGACTACGTTTATTGGTGTCATTTGATCGCTTAGCCTCTTCGGCCTGCAACTGAAGCATTTTGGCAATGGAAATCAATTTACGCTTATCCTTCCAGACCAAGCTGGAATCCACGCGGATCTGATTCTGCTTCAGCTTCCAGTTAGATGCTGAAGGATTTGCTTTTGCAAATTCTTGCTGTACCTTTCTTTCAATGGGGGCTTTCTTTGACCGCAGCACCTGCAAAGCCACTTCATCACCACTTTCAGCTTTCCATTTTAAAAAATCATTCCAACGGCTGAAAGGAGTTTGCTTTCGCAGCTCCGCACGCTTTCCGGCCATTTCCTTTTTTAGCGACTCGATAGCCTCAATTTTTTTGCCCGCAGCAATAGCAATCAGCCTGCTTCTATCCTTTGGTCGGAGCGTACGGTCATTTCTGAGAGATTTTATCTTGCTGTCCCAATAGGAAACATTCTGCTCCCAACGCTCGTCCTGTTCAGACCTGAGTTCTTCGTAGATTTTTTTCTGACGGCTATAGCCTCACGATATTCTGCGTAAAGATGTCCCCGCTTTGTATGAAGCGGACGTGATACGTACCTGTCTTTTTCAACAATTTTATGCGTGGCCGGCATAGCTTTTTGGTACGGACCTAATATTTCCTCCAGTTTGGATTTGGTAAAATTACGATCTAATCTACTGGCTTTTACAGCTGTGTCAGAATGTTTATCTTTGATAATGCAGCCATTACCTCTGGTTTTGACCTCGATGCCAATCTGCGCCATCGAATTATGAAAATCCTGCCAGTTCTGAGACGTTTCTAATGCCTTGAAAATAAAATCCTTGCGCTCATTTAGATATGAATCAAAGGATTGCTGTCCGGAATGGGCCTCATAAGTGGCCGCCCGGTCATTGGTGCGCTTTGGTTCCTGATCTTTCTGTCTGCCGTTATCAAACTTCAAGCCGAACTTCTGTTCCAGCTCACGGTGCAGGCGGTCTCGCTTGTAGAAGTCCCGGTAAGGCTCGTAGCGGGTCAGCTTTTCCGGATGGATCATATTATATGCGATATGCATATGAATATTGTTGGTATTCTTGTGAACACCACAATGCCGCTGGTGTTCCTCAAAGCCCAGAGCCTTGGAAAATTCCTGCTCGATCTCCTTGAAATTTTCCGGAGTGAGGACAGATTCATCTTCCGGTCTGAAGGACACTATTAAGTGATAGGTCTTCTCCTTGCTCGTGCGCTGATTCAGATCCTGAGTATCAAGAACCTCCTGAATAGCCAGCTCATAATCCTTACCAGCCCAGCAACCGGCGCACCAGGACATCAAGGTCTTTTCACCCTTGTGCTTAGCGTCAGCAATATAATCGGCTAACCGCCGATAATTATCATTCTGGGGTTTGCAAGAAATCCTGCG harbors:
- a CDS encoding AAA family ATPase codes for the protein MSGEIKRIDLIKKMAVFQDFSWSSAVRDEGDNVVEFKKINIFYGRNYSGKTTLSRIFRAMETGSISDKYTSPEFQLSFDDETNVTQKSLNGHDQVIRVFNEDFVKENLRFIVDDQHTINSFAILGEDNAKLEKEIKQHEIDLGSEEDKSGLIGKMLEAVENHRLATKKHSERSSGLEGKLRDKANKTGTGIKHNKTFGDANYNLPKIKEDIKTVTANSYTPITFEQVDKYHELLKEESKEKIPESTAFNLKNSTFVTRAKELVEKKIQAADPIQELLNDAVLEAWVRNGREHHKNKRTKCAFCGSDLPADLWEKLDKHFNQESEDLRIAIEALLTSIDVEKSRIPNLLKIKSSDFYSNFSSDLETLGKQFSAQSTAYCKTLESIKEQLEKRKSDIFTPLIFDDPTSVEQELNAVRDFYEELRNESNQFRASLSAQQSEARAALRLHEVFTFITDIKYADECKAIEALKKAMDKAEKAKSTAKAEVDTKKAKISELKAQLKDESKGADRVNDYLNNYFGHPFLSLKAIEDTSDDTSTGYRFEVTRNNKKAFHLSEGECGLIAFCYFMAKLDDVETKGSQPIIWIDDPISSLDANHIFFVYSLINAEIVKPKNYKQLFISTHNLDFLKYLKRISNDYKGKGENKVKIREFFLIERNGNSSCLSLMPCYLKRYVTEFNYLFHQIYKSATTESINDKNYKDFYSFGNNARKFFEIYLYYKYPNQGMNAETLSYFFGDEKVPAILTDRINNEYSHLAGVFERGSTPIEVPEMTTTANFILQKIREKDLDQYSALLKSIGVKDEEPQTAVEGQ
- the traI gene encoding TraI/MobA(P) family conjugative relaxase, translating into MISRRISCKPQNDNYRRLADYIADAKHKGEKTLMSWCAGCWAGKDYELAIQEVLDTQDLNQRTSKEKTYHLIVSFRPEDESVLTPENFKEIEQEFSKALGFEEHQRHCGVHKNTNNIHMHIAYNMIHPEKLTRYEPYRDFYKRDRLHRELEQKFGLKFDNGRQKDQEPKRTNDRAATYEAHSGQQSFDSYLNERKDFIFKALETSQNWQDFHNSMAQIGIEVKTRGNGCIIKDKHSDTAVKASRLDRNFTKSKLEEILGPYQKAMPATHKIVEKDRYVSRPLHTKRGHLYAEYREAIAVRKKSTKNSGLNRTSVGSRMFPIGTAR